GACGGTTCCGAGGAATGCAACGGTCTCGTCGACGGTCTCGGGAGTCTCGCCCTCCAGGCCGAACATGAACGAGGCATGGGTCCGGATGCCCAGATCGAAACAGGTCTTTACGATCTCTCTCACCTTGCCCAGGTCCACGGGTTTTTCCAGATGGGCGAGCACGGCCGGAGCGGCGCTCTCCACGCCGAACTTCACCCCCACGCATCCGGCCCGGGCCATCCGTTCCAGCAGGGGTCCGTCCAGGCCGACGGCGTCGGCCATGCAGGACCAGGAGACCCCGAGGCCCCGGGTTTCGATCTCCCCCAGGATACCCTCGACGTGGGAGCGGTTGATGCTGAAGGTATCGTCGTCGAAATATATCTCCCGGGCTCCGAAGCGTTCGACCGCTTCCTCCATCTCCCCGACCACGTAGCCGGGGGTGAACATCCGGTAACGGCCCGAGGCGTACATCACGTTCACCCAGAGGCAGTAGGAACAGCGGAAGGGGCACCCCCGGCTTGAATGAAGCTGGACGGCGGGCTTGCGGCGGTTGATGATGTCGAAATACGCTCCGGCATCGCTCCTGCGGTTGGAGGGAAAGAGGTGGCGGGCGGGATGCGGCAGCCGGTCGAGAGGCTCGACCAGGCCCGGAGACGGAACGACCGCCGGAACCCCGTCCCGCCGGTGGGCCACGCCCCCCACGGAAGCGGGGTCGGCGCCGGCCGCCAGGGCCCGCGCCAATTCCAGGAAATTCGTTTCGTACTCCCCCAGGAGAATAAAATCGATCTCGGGGTTGGCGGCGAGCACATCGGCGGCGAAGACGGTGACATGGGGCCCGGCCAGGGCCGTCCGGCAGCCGCTTTGTTGCCTCAGTCTCTTCGCCGTCTCCAGGTCGTAGTCGATGGTGGGCGTCGAGGTTTCGATCAGGACCAGGTCCGGGGAGAGGGCGGCCGCCTCCCGCAAGAATTCGGCCGGGGTCTGGTTGAGGGCGACCGAGTCCAGGACTTCGACCTCGAACCCGTCCGCTTCCAGGAGCCCGGCGGCGTACCCGAGAAAAAACGGGAACGGCAGATACGGCGAGGCCATCGAGCGTTTTTTGAAGATGGTGTGCGGCCAGCGCGACCCGGCTTTGATGAAGTAAAGTTCCTCGTCCCCCTTCTGGGGGAGGAGAATCGGGGGGTTGGCCAACAGTATTTTCATGGTTCGCCGCCAGACGTCTTCCAGTTGCCGCCGACCGGGTGGCGGCGGAAGAGGTAATCATACCAGATAAGGACGATGACGCCCTGCATCAACGTCATGTAGACGGTGAAGTTTCCGCCCGCGGCGAAAGCCGCGATCCAGACCGCCACCGCCGCCACCAGAGCCGCCCAGGGCCCCGCCGACAGTGCCAGCGAACCCAGGAACACCGCCAGCAGCAGCGGGAAAAAAAAGGGAAGCAGCCGCCGGACGAGAAAGGTCAAGGCGAAGAAACCGTACCGGGGGCGGAGCAGGCGGAGGTGGCGGACGACCACCTCCAGGGTGCAGCTCCCCCGTCGGCGTTTCTGCCTCAGCAGTTCCCCAACGGTGGGCGGCGCCGTCTCCTCCACCTCCGCCGACGGTTCCTGAACGACCCTGAACCCGCCCCCGACGATCTCCAGCGCCAGCTCGATATCGTCGACCGCGCTGGCGGGGTTGATACGCTCCACCAGGGCGCGGCGGAAACCGCAGAGCTGGCCGTACATAAACGGAACCGAGGAAAAAGCGCTTTCCATCGCCTGCAGGCGGTTCTCCTCGGCCAGGTATGCCCGTTCGTAGCCGGCGCTGCGTCCCCCCGGCCGCGCCCGCAGCCTCCCGCTGACCGCTCCGATTTCCGGGTCCCGGAACCGCCCCGCCAGGCCCCGCAGCGACCCCGGGCCGATGTCGGTGTCGGCGTCGGTCAGGACCACGACCTCGCCGCGAGCCCGTTCCAGGCCCCGGTTGAGGGCGCCGATTTTGCCCGAGGGCCGGGAAAGCCTGAGCAGCGTCGCCTCGGCGCCCGCGGCGGCGGCCGCGGTCCCGTCGTCGGAGGCGTCGTCGACGACGATGATTTCCCTCAGGGCCGCGGGGTAGTCCGATTCCGCCAGCTGCCGGAGTTTTTTTCCGATAACCGCCTCCTCGTTTCGAGCCGCCACGATCACGGAGATAAAGGGAGTGACCCCGTCCCCGGCGTCGGAACCGGCCCCGGACGCGGCCGCGGCCCGAAAGGACAGAACCGCCCGGTAGACGACAGGGAGAAGACAGATGCTCCCCGAAAGGGCGCATGCAACAAGCCAAACAACGTTCACATCATTCCCGTCCGGATCGAGCCCGGGACGGCCGGACCGCAAAACCCGGTTGCACCGCCGGCCCGGACCTACCCCCGGTCCCGGGAAAACAGATACGAAAGAAAATTTTTTGCGCCCCGGACCTTGCGGTAAAGATCGGAGAACGAGCGCGTATCCAGGAGGAAATGTAGCATAAAGCCGGGGCGCAGATAAAAGGATTTGAGCCCGCGGTCCACGTACGCCTGAATCTGCTCCTTGCTCAGCTCGGGGTACTCCACCACCGTGGCCTGTTCCCCGCCGTCCAGCCAATCCTCCCACGACCGCGCCCGGATCAGGTTGTTCTCCCGGCAGTACCGGTAATACTCGGTCCCCGGAAAAGGGATGGCCGCGGAGAATTGAAGGGTGTCGAGTTTGAGGGACCCGGCGAAGGCCAGGGTCCGTTCCATGCTGGCGACGGTTTCGCCCGGCAGGCCCAGGACGAAGCAGCCGTGCACCGACAGCCCCGCCCGGTGCGCGGCGCGGACGAACTCTTCGGACTGGGAGAGGGTGATGCCCTTCTTCATCCGGTTTAAAACCTCCTGGTCGCCGGATTCGAACCCGACCAGGAGTTCGCGGCATCCCGCTTCCTTCATCTCCCGGAAAAGATCGGCGTCTGCGGTATCGGACCGGGCGTTGACCGACCAGGCGACGCCGAGACCGCGGGACCGGATTTCCCGGCAGATTTCCCGGGCGCGGCGGCGGTCGACGGTGAAGGTGTCGTCCTCGAAAAAGATCTCCCCCCGGCGAAGCCGGGGCCAGAGGCGCAGGTCGTTCTCCATCTCGTCGACCACGTTTCCGGGCGAGCGCAGGCGATAACGCCGGCCGTGCATCACCTGGGGCCAGAGGCAGAAGCTGCACCGGAACGGGCATCCCCGGCCGGAGATGAGATCGAAGTAAGGGTATAGCTTGCCTCCGTCGAAGTAGGACATGACCTCCAGTTGGTGCCAGGCCGGAAAAGGAAGCCGGTCGAGGTCCTCGATCAGGGGGCGGGGGCCGGTATGTACGACTTGCTCCCCGCGCCGATACGCTATCCCCGGAACCCCGGCCAGGTCTTCCCCGGCGTCCAGGCAGGCGATGACGTCCCGCACCGCGTAGTCGTATTCGCCCCGGACGACGACGTCCACGGCGCCGGCGGCATCTTTCAGGGTTTCTTCAGGGAGCGCGCTGGCGTGCGGCCCCACCATGATCACCGCCGACCCCGCTTCCTCCTTGACGATCCGGGCGCAGTCGATGTCCGAATAGATCGAGGGGGTGGTAGAGTCCAGCACCGCGTACCCGGGGCGCTTCTCCCGGATCAGGCAACGCAGTTCCTCCTTTCCCCAGCGCCTCGCCGGGAAATCGTAGAGTTCCACGTCCATTCCGGAATTTTCCAGCACCGCGGTGGCGTAGGCGAGCCAATCCGGCGGGCGCAGAACCCTTCCCCGGGTCCGGGCCGCCCAGCGCTGGGTGCGGCAGAAATCGGGGACGAAGGGCTCGTTGATCACCGTTACTTTCATGGGAAATCCCCCGGGACCTTCAGAGACCGCGGCCGGAGAGCTTGCGCAGGTGCTTGTCTTCCTCCCGGTGAGCGATATTGATGGCATGGAGGACGATTCCGATCCCCAGCGAGATCAAGCCGACCAGGGAGAGGAACAGAGCCGAACCGAAAACGAAAAGGTTCCGGTCCGCGAGGCCGGCCGCGAGGAGCGCGGCGGCGGCCAGGTTCGCGCCCAGGAAGACGCAGCCCCCCACCGTCATCGGCTGGTGTTCCCGCAGGAGCATGAAGATGTTGAAAAGTATCCGGTAGCCGTCGCTGATCGTCTTCAGCTTCGAGCTGCTCCCCTCCGGCCGTTTCCGGTACTCGATGTCCCGGGAACGGATCCGGAACCCGTGCCAGACGCTTTTGATGTTGATCTCGGTCTCGATTTCGAAGCCTCCGGAGATCAGGTTCAACTCGTCGACGAGGGAGCGGCTCATGACCCGGTACCCGCTGAGCATATCGGGGATGTTGACCTTGTGGAGGCGGTAGGTGATGGAGCGGATGACCTTGTTCCCGAAAAGATGAAAGCCGGAAAAGGAGCCCGCCTGATAGATCTTGAGCCGGTTGCCGATGCACATCTCGCATTCGCCGGCGGCCACCGGCTCGATCAGGGCGCGAACGTCTTCGGCCGAGTAGGTGTCGTCGCCGTCGACCATCACGTAGATGTCGGCCCGGCAGCGCTCGAGCATGGTCTGCACCATGTTCCCCTTCCCCACCCGGGGATCGCGGATCACCGTGGCGCCGGCGGCGGCGGCCAGCTCGGCGGTGCGGTCGGCGGAGTTGTTGTCGCCCACGTAAATTTCGGCCTCGGGGAGCTCCCGGCGGAAATCCCCGATCACCCGGGCGATCGTCGCTTCCTCGTTGTAGCAGGGTATGAGCACGGCGATGTTCATTATCGTTTCCTGTTCGGTTCCGGTTGCGGCCCGGGAACCGGACGGGCCGCCTCCCAGTACGCCAGAGCGCAATAATATACCATGAGCGGGATGACCGTGAGCATTGCTCTGTTGATGGTCGTCCCCACCAGCAGCCATTCGAAAAAGGGTGTAAACACGAAGACCCCGAGAGAAACGGCCAGGGCCAGGAACAGGGCCAGGGCCGGCCAGCGCAGACGGTACGCCCGGTCCCGGATCAGGGCCGGAACGGAAACGGCGACGGCCAGAAGGAAATAGGGCCAGAGGAGGTTGTAGTTGCCGGTGTGGAAAAAATAGCGCTCCAGCAGGGCGAACGCCTGGGAGTGGTATTCCAGCACCCGGGCCTGGGCTGAAAGCCCCAGCTGAAGGTTGTAGGAGGCCTTGACCAGGAACCAAGGCAGGTTGGGGAGAAGGGCCAGGGCCAGGAAACCCAGGAAAAGGGCCAGCTTCCGCCGCCAGGCGATCCCGGCGGCGATCAGGACCAGCGCCAGCACCGGAACCGCGCTGCCGCCGAAGAGGGCCACCATTTCGTCCTTGGTGGACAGGCCGGCGGCGAAAGCCAGGGCGGAGACGGCCAGGAGCCGCCGGTCCCGCTCCACCGCGGCGCGGACCAGGTAGGCGATGCCGGCGAAGAAATACAACCCCACCGCCGCGTCGTAGTAGGCGAAACCGGCGTGAAAGGCGAGCAGGGGCACGCTCATGAGCAGGTACGAGAACACGGCGCCGAGGTGGGGCGGCAGCGAGCGGGAGAGGACCCCGAAAAACAGCGCGCCCAGGCAGAGATACAAGACGAGGGCGTCGAGGTTGACCAGTTTGTCGTTCCATTCCCCCGCCCAGACGGCCACCCAGGCTTTGAAGAGCGGGATCCCGTTGGGATAATGGGGGTTGGCCTGGCCCAGCAGATCGGGGTCGTCCCGGCCCAGGACGATTCCGCGGTGTTCGAAGTAAACCTTCCCCTTCATGTTCCAGAACGAGACGCTGTCGTCGAAATAACTGGGGCTGACGGCGACAAGATCCGCCGCCACCGCCGCGTGGACGCCCACCAGCACCAGGGCCGCCGCCGCCAGCAGGCGCCTTCCCCGCGAACGGTCAGGGGGAAGGAAAGGCGCCGCCGCCGCCCACAACGCCCGCCAACCGCGCCGCCGCCCCAGCGCCCAGACGACCGCCGCCGTCGGCAACAACACGGCGGCGGCGACCGGCCGGGAGAAGCCGACGCCCAGCACCCCCAGGTAGAACAGGTAAAACCCTACGGCCCCCATGCCCAGGACGACGGCGAGCGGCAGTTTTTCCCAGAGCGTCAGCCGGGGTCGGCGTCCTTCGGCCGCGGCGAGCAGAACCCAGCCGACCAGTCCGGGCACGAGGTAGGCGGCGGCGGTTTTGAGGAGCAGAGCCATACCGCTGTTCAATCCTTATTCGTCATCTTCGCGGAAGACATAGGTGTTTTCGTCCATCCTGGCCACGACGCGGCCCGGACCGGAAATAAAGACGGGCGCTCCCGGTCCGACCAGCCGGAGCCGGCGTGAGACCGGGTCCGGGACGATCTCGGGGTTGTCGTACATCAGGTGATAACGGATGTTCTCCCCGGGAACGATATTGGCGGCGGTATCGCAGTTGAGGCGGCGCGGGTAGAGGTAGTAGATCAACCGGCAATCGTAGGGCCATCCCTGGTAAAAATGGTACGAGGCGTCCCGGGGGATATGCTCCCGGGCGAAGTCGACCAGGCGGTAAAAATCCCCCAGCCCCGGATAGTTTTTTTCCCGCGCGGGGGGAGCCGCGAACTGCCGGTTCACCTCCCCGGCCAGTTCGACCATGCCGTACATCTCCCGGAGGTCGTAGAGCACCCAGACCGCGCCCAGAACGGCCGCGGTCCGAATGACGACGGCACGGACGCCCGCGCCGGACCGGACGCGGGCGATGGAGCACAGGATACCGATAAGAACGGCAAGGGCGGCAGCGGCCAGCGCCCAATCGATCAGGGGCAGGCCGTAGAGGACGGGACTGTTGAGGGAATTGACGGTCCCGGGGTGCAGGGGCCGGGGGGCCATGAATTCCCGCCACCCGTCGGAGAGGTAGGCGGGGAGGGAGAACGGCCGGATTTCCACGGAATCCAGTTCCACCCACCCCGGCGCGCCGTTGAAGAACAGCCCCAAACGGCCTGGAACCCCTTCGGCGGCGCCCGGCGGCAAAGGAAACCAGACCGTGTGGAAGCGGCGGTCGCGGACGGCCGTGCCCTCGCCCAGAACTTCGGGAGGGCGACCCGGTCCCTGGAAAAAAGCGCCCGCCAGGCGGGGGGAGAAGGCCCGGAAACGGATCCGCAGGTACCGGTCTTCCGGTCCCGCGCGCCCCGGAAGGAACACCACCGCCTGGTTCTGAGCCCAGAACCGGAAGCTTCCCCCCACGACCCCGGCGCCGGCGATCCCATCCCCGCTCCAGGCCCGCCCGTCGTCGGGGCGGTCGAACTCCCAGGAGGAGGCGCGGGCGGATGCGGGAAGAACGGCGCAGAACAGAGCCAGGCAGATTCCACGAGCCACTCTGGGGGGGAGACCGTCCATGTTATCCGTCTTCTCCTGACCTCATGCCTGACCCGGTACCCGTCCCGGGACCGCGGTTCCGTCACTCTAGGGGCTCGGCGCCGTTTTGGCAAGGAGCATCCCCGCCCCGGGACGACGGGCCGCGGGCTAGTCCGGTTTCAGGGCCCCGGGGCGCGAATAGAGCGGCAGTTCCACAAGCAGTTCCGCCGGCGCGATCCCCTGTCGGGGGAGGTAGTTGAGGATCATGGCCGTATCCAGGGCCGGGTTCAACCCGGTCCCGGACCGCCGGGCCAGGGCCAGGAGCCGGAGGTCGTAGCTGCCGGACGCCCCCGGGGGAAGCAGGATATTGGCCCGCAGGCGCACCCGCTCCCCGGCCCGCCAGCGGTAGGAGGGGTAAATGCGGTACGGGGCCATCAGCGCCTGCTGAACCAGAGGAGCGGAGCCGGAGGGGCCGGTCAGAAGAACGACCGGCAGCAAATCCGGCAGCGGGGCGCGGCGGACCATGAATTCGGCGCTGAGGCGGGCGACGGGGAAACCCAGTTCCTCCCCCCGATCGAGTTTCACCGCGCCGATTTCCAGCCCGGGCAGCCCCGGCACCGGCCGGAATTCCTCCCCGGCCGCCGGCGCCGGCGCCTCGACCACCCCGGGCTCGTAAGTCTCCCCCCGCCGGAAAAGAGCCAGGGAATTGACCGACGCCGCCAGGCGCCACCGTCCTTCCCGGAGAAATTCGCGGACCGATTCGTCCCCCCCGGGGGTGTAGAAGTCGTAAAAAGTGAGCCAGTCGTCGAAATCAACCAGGATCCACTCGGCTTTTTCCCGCGCGGGCGGGATTTCCGGACGAAAGTCGGGGTGGGTGGTAAAGGCGTAGAGGTGGTAGAAGTAGAACAACCAGGGACGGCTGGAGAGCTTGGGGGTGAAGGCGAAGCTGGCGATGACCGGCGCTGCGGCCGGGACCGCATCCACCATCCGGTCCCGAACCGCGTCTTCCCGGGTATATGCCCACGTTCTCCAACCTTGGGGAAGCTCGAAAAGCGGACCGAAAAACCAGGCGGAAAGAACCGAGGCGATTATCACCGCTCCCGCCAGGACCCGGCGACCGGTAGGAAGGGACAAGACCCGGAGAAGGTTCCTGGCCCCGAAGATCGAACCCAGAAAGACCAGGGGGGTGATGATGGAGGAGTATTGGTAATGAATCGAGTAGTGGGAAAATCTCTGAGAGAGCAGCCCCTCGGCCAGGCTGACGAGCAGAGCGGCCATGCCGGCGGGCGAGAAAACGGCGAGAAAAGCGACCGGAACCAAAAGATGCAGCAGATAGAGAAGCTTGGGCCCGGTGAAGACGGCCGAAACCACTTCGAGAGGATGGGTCAGGAGGTTGACGGCGATCTCTTGAGGAGAATTTCCCAACCAGCTGAAAAAGGCCATGCCCGCTTGAGAAGCGCTGGTCTGATCGATCACCGCCGGACGAAACGCCGGCTGAATCGCTTTCAGGCAGACGGCGAACCAGACGGCGGCGACGGCGATGGTCCCCAGTCCGACCCACGCCTGTCGACCGGCCCCGAGGGAACGGAGTTCGCGGGCCTGGATCACCGCGAAAATTCCCAGCGCCGCCACGGGAATAGCCGCGTCCTCACGGCAACTCAAGGCCAGCCCCACTAAAAGCCAATAGCCCCAGCGACGTCCTGAAACCAGGGCCCAGGCGGCTCCGAGCAACAGCGGGGTGGTCAGGGCTATGGGATGGAATTCGTAAAGACAGACGAAGTTCATGGCCGGAAACACCAGGTAGGCGAGGCCGAAGATCAGCCCGAAGGGATCTCCCAGGATTTTACGTGCCAGCAGGTACACCGGCCACGCCCCCAGCCCCAGGGCCAGCGCCTGGAGAGTGAGCAAAAAGAGGGGAGAACCCATAAGGGCGTACGTCGGCGCCAGCAGAATCAGGACGATAAAGACATGACCGCCGTTAAAGACCGTGGCGTGGCCGGGAGCCCCCCCCGCCAGGAAGCCGTGGGCGGCGTTCCAGGCGGTCTGATTAAGCAGGGCCAGATCGATGTCGCCGAAGGAGAAAGAACCGTATTTGCGCCAGGCAACGGCGGAAAATACCGCGAAAAAGACCAGTATCCCCGCCCCAACCGCGGGGAGATGCCACCGCTGTCTACTCCGTTGCCGGCTCCGAGTTTTCTTTTCTTTTCCGCCCAACCGCTACAACCTCCCTATCTTCGCCGCCGCAGGGGAAAGCCGATAAAAACCGCAGGAGATGATTTTCATAAAGAGTCTTGAAAAAAGTATACAGGTTCTTTTCCTGCAGGGGAGTCCGATAATTAAAATCGCGCCAGGCTTGGCTCGATACCAGCCGGCTCCTCAGTCGTGAGTTGGCCAGATCGGCCCAGCTGTTTCTTCCCTCCACTCCGACCTCCGCGGAAAATCCGGCGGCGCCCAAAGCCCGGGTCAGGGTCTCGGGAGTGAAATAACTGAGATGCTCCCGCGGCTTGAGATGGCCCAATAAAGCGGTGCGGCCGCGGTTCACCAGACGGGACGCCAGGTTGGGAACCCGGATATAAACAATGCCGGCGGGTTCGAGCAGAGTGCTGACGAATTTGAGCATCTCCACCGGCCGGGGCAGATGTTCGAGGACATGGATCATAACCACGGCGTCGAAGGTCTCCCCGGGGGGAAAATCCTCGATCCGGAGACACCGGCACGAAAGCCCGCGGCCTCGGGCATAGGATACGGCATTGGCGCTGACGTCCACTCCCTGGGCCCGCCATCCCCGCTCGACCAGGTATTCTACGAAAAAACCGTAGGAGCAACCCACCTCCAACACCCGCGAACCCGGGGCCGCTTTCAACCGCGATTCCCAGATGCCGAAGCGGCGGCGGAGACCGCGGCGGGGGCGGCCGCTCGAAGGCGATCGGGGATAAATGTTGTCGTAACCGACATCCGTTTCCCCCTGCCCCTCAAGAACTTCAAAAACCAACCCGCAGACCGGACAGCGGACGACGAGCAGCCCGGGAATGTCGAGAACGCTTCGAAAACCGGCGGAAGCGCCACAGACTCGGCAGGCGGGAAGCGAAAGATCGTTCATGCGCACACCATACCCCATTTCCCGCTCCCGGAAAAGTTTTCCGCTTCCGTCCGTTATGCTATGCTTTCGCCCAAGAGCATGAGAGTCCTTTTCATACATCCGCCTTCAACCCGCAACCTTAACTATATATCGCATGCCGGAATCGTTCTCCCTTCCGGAATCGCGGCGTTGAGCGCCTGGCTGCGCCGGGAGTTCGGGCCCGCGAATATCGAAATCGGCGTGATCGAAGGTCATGCCCGCAATCTCGGGGTCGAAGAGATCGTC
This genomic stretch from bacterium harbors:
- a CDS encoding class I SAM-dependent methyltransferase encodes the protein MNDLSLPACRVCGASAGFRSVLDIPGLLVVRCPVCGLVFEVLEGQGETDVGYDNIYPRSPSSGRPRRGLRRRFGIWESRLKAAPGSRVLEVGCSYGFFVEYLVERGWRAQGVDVSANAVSYARGRGLSCRCLRIEDFPPGETFDAVVMIHVLEHLPRPVEMLKFVSTLLEPAGIVYIRVPNLASRLVNRGRTALLGHLKPREHLSYFTPETLTRALGAAGFSAEVGVEGRNSWADLANSRLRSRLVSSQAWRDFNYRTPLQEKNLYTFFKTLYENHLLRFLSAFPCGGEDREVVAVGRKRKENSEPATE
- a CDS encoding glycosyltransferase, which gives rise to MNIAVLIPCYNEEATIARVIGDFRRELPEAEIYVGDNNSADRTAELAAAAGATVIRDPRVGKGNMVQTMLERCRADIYVMVDGDDTYSAEDVRALIEPVAAGECEMCIGNRLKIYQAGSFSGFHLFGNKVIRSITYRLHKVNIPDMLSGYRVMSRSLVDELNLISGGFEIETEINIKSVWHGFRIRSRDIEYRKRPEGSSSKLKTISDGYRILFNIFMLLREHQPMTVGGCVFLGANLAAAALLAAGLADRNLFVFGSALFLSLVGLISLGIGIVLHAINIAHREEDKHLRKLSGRGL
- a CDS encoding glycosyltransferase, yielding MNVVWLVACALSGSICLLPVVYRAVLSFRAAAASGAGSDAGDGVTPFISVIVAARNEEAVIGKKLRQLAESDYPAALREIIVVDDASDDGTAAAAAGAEATLLRLSRPSGKIGALNRGLERARGEVVVLTDADTDIGPGSLRGLAGRFRDPEIGAVSGRLRARPGGRSAGYERAYLAEENRLQAMESAFSSVPFMYGQLCGFRRALVERINPASAVDDIELALEIVGGGFRVVQEPSAEVEETAPPTVGELLRQKRRRGSCTLEVVVRHLRLLRPRYGFFALTFLVRRLLPFFFPLLLAVFLGSLALSAGPWAALVAAVAVWIAAFAAGGNFTVYMTLMQGVIVLIWYDYLFRRHPVGGNWKTSGGEP
- a CDS encoding radical SAM protein codes for the protein MKVTVINEPFVPDFCRTQRWAARTRGRVLRPPDWLAYATAVLENSGMDVELYDFPARRWGKEELRCLIREKRPGYAVLDSTTPSIYSDIDCARIVKEEAGSAVIMVGPHASALPEETLKDAAGAVDVVVRGEYDYAVRDVIACLDAGEDLAGVPGIAYRRGEQVVHTGPRPLIEDLDRLPFPAWHQLEVMSYFDGGKLYPYFDLISGRGCPFRCSFCLWPQVMHGRRYRLRSPGNVVDEMENDLRLWPRLRRGEIFFEDDTFTVDRRRAREICREIRSRGLGVAWSVNARSDTADADLFREMKEAGCRELLVGFESGDQEVLNRMKKGITLSQSEEFVRAAHRAGLSVHGCFVLGLPGETVASMERTLAFAGSLKLDTLQFSAAIPFPGTEYYRYCRENNLIRARSWEDWLDGGEQATVVEYPELSKEQIQAYVDRGLKSFYLRPGFMLHFLLDTRSFSDLYRKVRGAKNFLSYLFSRDRG
- a CDS encoding DUF2079 domain-containing protein, which encodes MGGKEKKTRSRQRSRQRWHLPAVGAGILVFFAVFSAVAWRKYGSFSFGDIDLALLNQTAWNAAHGFLAGGAPGHATVFNGGHVFIVLILLAPTYALMGSPLFLLTLQALALGLGAWPVYLLARKILGDPFGLIFGLAYLVFPAMNFVCLYEFHPIALTTPLLLGAAWALVSGRRWGYWLLVGLALSCREDAAIPVAALGIFAVIQARELRSLGAGRQAWVGLGTIAVAAVWFAVCLKAIQPAFRPAVIDQTSASQAGMAFFSWLGNSPQEIAVNLLTHPLEVVSAVFTGPKLLYLLHLLVPVAFLAVFSPAGMAALLVSLAEGLLSQRFSHYSIHYQYSSIITPLVFLGSIFGARNLLRVLSLPTGRRVLAGAVIIASVLSAWFFGPLFELPQGWRTWAYTREDAVRDRMVDAVPAAAPVIASFAFTPKLSSRPWLFYFYHLYAFTTHPDFRPEIPPAREKAEWILVDFDDWLTFYDFYTPGGDESVREFLREGRWRLAASVNSLALFRRGETYEPGVVEAPAPAAGEEFRPVPGLPGLEIGAVKLDRGEELGFPVARLSAEFMVRRAPLPDLLPVVLLTGPSGSAPLVQQALMAPYRIYPSYRWRAGERVRLRANILLPPGASGSYDLRLLALARRSGTGLNPALDTAMILNYLPRQGIAPAELLVELPLYSRPGALKPD
- a CDS encoding radical SAM protein; its protein translation is MKILLANPPILLPQKGDEELYFIKAGSRWPHTIFKKRSMASPYLPFPFFLGYAAGLLEADGFEVEVLDSVALNQTPAEFLREAAALSPDLVLIETSTPTIDYDLETAKRLRQQSGCRTALAGPHVTVFAADVLAANPEIDFILLGEYETNFLELARALAAGADPASVGGVAHRRDGVPAVVPSPGLVEPLDRLPHPARHLFPSNRRSDAGAYFDIINRRKPAVQLHSSRGCPFRCSYCLWVNVMYASGRYRMFTPGYVVGEMEEAVERFGAREIYFDDDTFSINRSHVEGILGEIETRGLGVSWSCMADAVGLDGPLLERMARAGCVGVKFGVESAAPAVLAHLEKPVDLGKVREIVKTCFDLGIRTHASFMFGLEGETPETVDETVAFLGTVPLDSVQISYRTPFPGTPAYDRLRKDTGRSVAWSEFDGKRRYAPAGETPGEFLAGAESRAVRAFLRGTLRSPRRLLRKAGYLGRFLVRGDTVLWRYYLLKMRELIRSARNRGSVDFSVHENEPS